A single window of Ictalurus punctatus breed USDA103 chromosome 27, Coco_2.0, whole genome shotgun sequence DNA harbors:
- the pla2g6 gene encoding 85/88 kDa calcium-independent phospholipase A2 isoform X2: MQFLGRIIGTVSNVFTNPYRVREVQLADYRSKVKMKQDGRVMLYRDTSSQAWDCVLIVPDNPVMALRLFQVSSEEDAANWFPQYALKLRPFYETLRPPLKPETLQPIVDCLRNHPDWSSAHIAVDTGLRDCLKHNHVLSQMNVRDSQGQTPLHLACERGETGCVRELLEECRARTDIRDKNGDTPMHCAAKQDSAVIVEVLCSQMCAGVNELNHAGETPLHIACRLGKTEAARALMGGGARCNTIGGVGYPIHTAMKYSARGCAEAILAADFNQLQAEDPVYGGTPLHWAKTAEMSRLLLDHGCSTNYLSKTGESALHILTKRGRYEAAMTLLIHGADSNMKGQDGNTALHLAMKLDHMDLIKALIVFGAEVEIHNDLGETPGLIAARTSKGPNRKVLLKMLQCVGVERCGPPSPDFPTPVTNRPPPLSIGINELIHAAAAISAMSQGYAEVDGFRTSKKMDRLLCLDGGGIKGLVLIQMLIALEREAGRPVRELFDWVAGTSTGGILALAVTHGKSMEYLRCLYFRMKDQVFKGSRPYESAPLEDFLKQEFGENTKMTEVQHPKVMVTSVLADRHPGELHIFRNYDAPTIPRDPPYASMATFRPLTTPQEQVVWRAARSSGAAPTYFRPMGRFLDGGLLANNPTLDAMTEIHQYNKSLKAQGRGDEVCRLGVVVSLGTGKPPQVSVNSVDVFRPSNPLELAKSFVGAKELGKMLVDCCTDSDGCAVDRARAWCEMTDINYHRMSPQLSTEVLLDEVSDAVLVNMLWETQMYLYENRELIHTLAQQLLQP; this comes from the exons ATGCAGTTCCTGGGCCGCATCATTGGGACGGTGAGCAATGTGTTCACCAACCCATACCGGGTTCGGGAGGTCCAGCTGGCGGACTACAGGAGTAAGGTGAAGATGAAGCAGGATGGGAGGGTGATGCTGTACAGGGACACTTCCTCCCAAGCCTGGGACTGCGTCCTCATCGTGCCCGACAACCCAGTTATGGCACTGAG GTTGTTCCAGGTGTCGTCAGAGGAGGACGCCGCCAACTGGTTCCCCCAGTACGCCCTCAAGCTCCGCCCCTTTTACGAAACCCTCCGTCCGCCTCTCAAACCCGAGACGCTCCAGCCGATAGTAGATTGTCTGCGGAACCACCCGGACTGGAGCTCCGCCCACATTGCTGTGGACACCGGCCTGCGGGATTGCCTGAAGCACAACCATGTTTTGAG TCAGATGAACGTGCGGGACTCACAGGGCCAGACTCCGCTGCACCTGGCTTGTGAGCGCGGCGAGACTGGCTGCGTGCGAGAGCTGCTAGAGGAATGCCGGGCTCGCACCGACATCCGAGACAAGAACGGTGACACGCCCATGCACTGCGCTGCCAAGCAGGACTCGGCCGTCATCGTGGAG GTGCTGTGCTCTCAGATGTGTGCCGGCGTGAACGAGCTGAACCACGCTGGAGAGACGCCGCTACACATTGCGTGCCGCTTGGGAAAGACCGAGGCGGCCAGGGCGCTGATGGGCGGCGGGGCTCGTTGCAACACCATCGGGGGCGTCGGCTACCCGATCCACACGGCCATGAAGTACAGTGCCAGGGG ctGTGCCGAAGCCATTCTGGCTGCTGATTTTAATCAGCTGCAGGCCGAGGACCCCGTGTATGGCGGAACCCCTCTCCACTGGGCCAAGACAGCCGAA ATGAGTCGCCTGCTGCTGGACCACGGCTGCAGCACGAACTACCTCAGCAAGACTGGCGAGAGTGCGTTACACATCCTGACCAAGAGGGGGCGCTACGAGGCCGCCATGACGCTGCTCATCCACGGAGCTGACTCCAACATGAAGGGCCAGGATGGAAACACAGCTTTGCATCTAGCCATGAAG CTGGACCACATGGACCTGATAAAAGCGCTCATTGTGTTCGGAGCCGAGGTGGAAATCCACAACGACCTGGGAGAGACGCCGGGACTGATCGCAGCACGCACCAGCAAGG GCCCCAACCGTAAGGTGTTGCTGAAGATGCTGCAATGCGTCGGGGTGGAGCGATGTGGCCCGCCCTCCCCCGACTTCCCAACCCCCGTCACCAACAGACCTCCACCCCTGTCTATAG GAATTAATGAACTGATTCACGCGGCGGCCGCCATCTCCGCCATGAGCCAAGGGTACGCCGAAGTCGACGGGTTCAGGACGAGCAAAAA GATGGACAGATTGCTGTGTCTGGATGGAGGAGGTATCAAGGGCCTGGTACTGATCCAGATGCTGATCGCGCTGGAGAGAGAAGCGGGTCGACCCGTCCGAGAACTCTTTGACTGGGTGGCCGGAACCAGCACTGGCGGCATCCTGGCTCTGGCTGTCACCCACG gtaaatCGATGGAGTACCTGCGCTGTCTGTATTTCCGGATGAAGGATCAGGTGTTTAAAGGCTCGAGGCCATACGAGTCAGCGCCGCTGGAGGATTTCCTCAAGCAGGAGTTTGGAGAGAACACCAAGATGACTGAGGTCCAACACCccaa agtgaTGGTCACTAGTGTTTTAGCAGACAGACACCCCGGGGAGTTGCACATCTTCAGAAATTACGACGCTCCTACTATACCCCGAGACCCTCCATACGCTTCCATGGCCACTTTCAGACCCCTCACCACCCCacaag AACAAGTCGTGTGGCGTGCGGCCCGGTCCAGTGGCGCCGCCCCCACTTACTTTCGACCAATGGGGCGCTTCCTGGACGGCGGGCTGCTGGCCAATAACCCCACGTTAGACGCCATGACTGAGATTCACCAGTACAACAAATCACTGAAGGctcag ggtcgGGGAGATGAGGTGTGTCGTCTGGGTGTGGTGGTGTCTTTGGGTACTGGGAAACCTCCGCAGGTGTCGGTAAACTCTGTGGACGTGTTTAGACCCTCGAACCCTCTGGAGCTGGCTAAGAGCTTTGTAGGAGCCAAAGAGTTGGGCAAGATGCTAGTGGACTGT TGCACTGACTCAGATGGATGTGCAGTAGACCGAGCCAGAGCATGGTGTGAGATGACAGATATAAACTATCACAg gatgaGTCCTCAGCTCTCCACCGAGGTTCTTCTGGATGAAGTGAGCGACGCCGTTCTGGTGAACATGCTGTGGGAGACGCAGATGTACCTCTATGAGAACCGGGAGCTCATACACACCCTTGCACAGCAGCTTCTGCagccctga
- the pla2g6 gene encoding 85/88 kDa calcium-independent phospholipase A2 isoform X3: MQFLGRIIGTVSNVFTNPYRVREVQLADYRSKVKMKQDGRVMLYRDTSSQAWDCVLIVPDNPVMALRLFQVSSEEDAANWFPQYALKLRPFYETLRPPLKPETLQPIVDCLRNHPDWSSAHIAVDTGLRDCLKHNHVLSQMNVRDSQGQTPLHLACERGETGCVRELLEECRARTDIRDKNGDTPMHCAAKQDSAVIVEVLCSQMCAGVNELNHAGETPLHIACRLGKTEAARALMGGGARCNTIGGVGYPIHTAMKYSARGCAEAILAADFNQLQAEDPVYGGTPLHWAKTAEMSRLLLDHGCSTNYLSKTGESALHILTKRGRYEAAMTLLIHGADSNMKGQDGNTALHLAMKLDHMDLIKALIVFGAEVEIHNDLGETPGLIAARTSKGINELIHAAAAISAMSQGYAEVDGFRTSKKMDRLLCLDGGGIKGLVLIQMLIALEREAGRPVRELFDWVAGTSTGGILALAVTHGKSMEYLRCLYFRMKDQVFKGSRPYESAPLEDFLKQEFGENTKMTEVQHPKVMVTSVLADRHPGELHIFRNYDAPTIPRDPPYASMATFRPLTTPQGWEDEDVLIVGYTQEPVRKRRKVTDEEQVVWRAARSSGAAPTYFRPMGRFLDGGLLANNPTLDAMTEIHQYNKSLKAQGRGDEVCRLGVVVSLGTGKPPQVSVNSVDVFRPSNPLELAKSFVGAKELGKMLVDCCTDSDGCAVDRARAWCEMTDINYHRMSPQLSTEVLLDEVSDAVLVNMLWETQMYLYENRELIHTLAQQLLQP, encoded by the exons ATGCAGTTCCTGGGCCGCATCATTGGGACGGTGAGCAATGTGTTCACCAACCCATACCGGGTTCGGGAGGTCCAGCTGGCGGACTACAGGAGTAAGGTGAAGATGAAGCAGGATGGGAGGGTGATGCTGTACAGGGACACTTCCTCCCAAGCCTGGGACTGCGTCCTCATCGTGCCCGACAACCCAGTTATGGCACTGAG GTTGTTCCAGGTGTCGTCAGAGGAGGACGCCGCCAACTGGTTCCCCCAGTACGCCCTCAAGCTCCGCCCCTTTTACGAAACCCTCCGTCCGCCTCTCAAACCCGAGACGCTCCAGCCGATAGTAGATTGTCTGCGGAACCACCCGGACTGGAGCTCCGCCCACATTGCTGTGGACACCGGCCTGCGGGATTGCCTGAAGCACAACCATGTTTTGAG TCAGATGAACGTGCGGGACTCACAGGGCCAGACTCCGCTGCACCTGGCTTGTGAGCGCGGCGAGACTGGCTGCGTGCGAGAGCTGCTAGAGGAATGCCGGGCTCGCACCGACATCCGAGACAAGAACGGTGACACGCCCATGCACTGCGCTGCCAAGCAGGACTCGGCCGTCATCGTGGAG GTGCTGTGCTCTCAGATGTGTGCCGGCGTGAACGAGCTGAACCACGCTGGAGAGACGCCGCTACACATTGCGTGCCGCTTGGGAAAGACCGAGGCGGCCAGGGCGCTGATGGGCGGCGGGGCTCGTTGCAACACCATCGGGGGCGTCGGCTACCCGATCCACACGGCCATGAAGTACAGTGCCAGGGG ctGTGCCGAAGCCATTCTGGCTGCTGATTTTAATCAGCTGCAGGCCGAGGACCCCGTGTATGGCGGAACCCCTCTCCACTGGGCCAAGACAGCCGAA ATGAGTCGCCTGCTGCTGGACCACGGCTGCAGCACGAACTACCTCAGCAAGACTGGCGAGAGTGCGTTACACATCCTGACCAAGAGGGGGCGCTACGAGGCCGCCATGACGCTGCTCATCCACGGAGCTGACTCCAACATGAAGGGCCAGGATGGAAACACAGCTTTGCATCTAGCCATGAAG CTGGACCACATGGACCTGATAAAAGCGCTCATTGTGTTCGGAGCCGAGGTGGAAATCCACAACGACCTGGGAGAGACGCCGGGACTGATCGCAGCACGCACCAGCAAGG GAATTAATGAACTGATTCACGCGGCGGCCGCCATCTCCGCCATGAGCCAAGGGTACGCCGAAGTCGACGGGTTCAGGACGAGCAAAAA GATGGACAGATTGCTGTGTCTGGATGGAGGAGGTATCAAGGGCCTGGTACTGATCCAGATGCTGATCGCGCTGGAGAGAGAAGCGGGTCGACCCGTCCGAGAACTCTTTGACTGGGTGGCCGGAACCAGCACTGGCGGCATCCTGGCTCTGGCTGTCACCCACG gtaaatCGATGGAGTACCTGCGCTGTCTGTATTTCCGGATGAAGGATCAGGTGTTTAAAGGCTCGAGGCCATACGAGTCAGCGCCGCTGGAGGATTTCCTCAAGCAGGAGTTTGGAGAGAACACCAAGATGACTGAGGTCCAACACCccaa agtgaTGGTCACTAGTGTTTTAGCAGACAGACACCCCGGGGAGTTGCACATCTTCAGAAATTACGACGCTCCTACTATACCCCGAGACCCTCCATACGCTTCCATGGCCACTTTCAGACCCCTCACCACCCCacaag GCTGGGAGGATGAGGATGTGTTGATAGTGGGATACACTCAGGAACCTGTCAGAAAGCGTAGGAAGGTGACtgatgaag AACAAGTCGTGTGGCGTGCGGCCCGGTCCAGTGGCGCCGCCCCCACTTACTTTCGACCAATGGGGCGCTTCCTGGACGGCGGGCTGCTGGCCAATAACCCCACGTTAGACGCCATGACTGAGATTCACCAGTACAACAAATCACTGAAGGctcag ggtcgGGGAGATGAGGTGTGTCGTCTGGGTGTGGTGGTGTCTTTGGGTACTGGGAAACCTCCGCAGGTGTCGGTAAACTCTGTGGACGTGTTTAGACCCTCGAACCCTCTGGAGCTGGCTAAGAGCTTTGTAGGAGCCAAAGAGTTGGGCAAGATGCTAGTGGACTGT TGCACTGACTCAGATGGATGTGCAGTAGACCGAGCCAGAGCATGGTGTGAGATGACAGATATAAACTATCACAg gatgaGTCCTCAGCTCTCCACCGAGGTTCTTCTGGATGAAGTGAGCGACGCCGTTCTGGTGAACATGCTGTGGGAGACGCAGATGTACCTCTATGAGAACCGGGAGCTCATACACACCCTTGCACAGCAGCTTCTGCagccctga
- the cbx6a gene encoding chromobox protein homolog 6a gives MELTAIGDRVFAAEAILKRRVRKGNIEYLVKWKGWALKHSTWEPEENILDDRLIAVFEQKERDQELYGPKKRGPKPKNFVLKARAQAGETLSRGSSTRRAPPCTSSSSPVPPNPPSSSSLAPTPRLHSLAASHKLKKDIHRCHRMSRRPLPRPDPLANPDGSSFVSRLPISPFSETVRILNRRVKPREVKRGRIILNLKVIDKYGAGTTKGHQGRAHIPSRNRIIGKRQGEMPYKPFQPPMKMPGFPMYGQPFGLQPCPPASASAGTRAGSAIGSKTRAHSSADSSRVRIQSPPSPSSSSGTESDAPSSRQIHPRRKKAQLAAAATSSPPLALSTETSSQAHNRSTCTKSGSSAPRLPSSPPHSSSSSSLSSSPEDKKGRAQNLPFVARGRKRKARRRFQTSNPSSGDGTEKTAPKPGDPDWHPKRTPTCANVVVTDVATNHLTVTIKEFCQSRAASGPPSPSHSENAKSSTT, from the exons atggAACTGACGGCGATAGGGGACCGAGTTTTCGCCGCAGAAGCTATCCTGAAACGCCGCGTGCGAAAG GGCAACATCGAGTATCTGGTGAAATGGAAAGGATGGGCGCTGAA GCACAGCACATGGGAACCCGAGGAGAACATCCTGGACGATCGGCTCATCGCGGTGTTTGAGCAGAA GGAACGAGACCAAGAGCTCTACGGCCCAAAGAAGCGGGGACCTAAACCAAAAAACTTCGTGCTCAAG GCACGTGCTCAAGCAGGTGAGACGTTGTCCCGTGGCTCCAGTACTCGTCGTGCCCCTCCGTGCACTTCCTCCTCGTCGCCGGTTCCTCCTAACCCTCCGTCTTCGTCATCCCTGGCACCTACGCCCAGGTTGCACTCTCTGGCTGCCTCACACAAGCTCAAGAAAGACATCCATCGCTGCCACCGCATGTCCCGCCGACCTTTGCCTCGACCCGATCCCTTAGCAAACCCAGACGGTTCCTCCTTCGTCTCCCGCCTGCCAATCTCTCCGTTTTCGGAGACGGTGCGCATCTTGAACCGCAGGGTCAAGCCACGTGAGGTCAAGCGTGGTCGCATAATTCTCAACTTAAAAGTTATCGATAAATATGGCGCTGGGACAACCAAAGGACACCAAGGAAGGGCGCACATCCCATCTCGGAATCGCATCATCGGTAAGAGGCAAGGGGAGATGCCCTACAAGCCGTTTCAACCACCCATGAAGATGCCTGGCTTTCCTATGTACGGCCAGCCGTTTGGGCTCCAGCCGTGCCCTCCTGCTTCAGCTTCGGCAGGTACGAGAGCGGGATCTGCTATCGGAAGTAAAACCAGAGCCCATTCTTCAGCAGATTCTTCCAGGGTTCGGATCCAGTCGCCTCCTTCTCCGTCCAGCTCCAGTGGCACTGAAAGCGATGCTCCCTCTTCACGGCAAATCCATCCCCGTCGAAAAAAAGCCCAGCTCGCTGCAGCTGCAACCTCATCCCCACCTCTGGCACTGAGCACAGAAACCTCATCCCAAGCTCATAATCGATCCACTTGCACCAAATCTGGATCTTCAGCTCCTCGTCTGCCTTCCTCTCCACCccactcttcttcttcttcctcgttATCATCATCACCAGAAGACAAAAAAGGAAGGGCACAGAATCTCCCCTTTGTGGCTAGGGGCAGGAAAAGAAAAGCACGCCGCCGATTTCAGACGTCCAATCCTTCTTCGGGTGATGGGACCGAGAAGACGGCTCCAAAACCGGGTGACCCCGACTGGCATCCCAAGAGGACGCCCACCTGTGCCAATGTTGTTGTTACCGATGTTGCAACTAACCATCTTACTGTTACCATCAAGGAGTTCTGCCAGTCTAGAGCCGCTTCCGGACCCCCATCACCGTCCCACTCCGAGAACGCCAAATCTTCCACCACCTAG
- the pla2g6 gene encoding 85/88 kDa calcium-independent phospholipase A2 isoform X1: protein MQFLGRIIGTVSNVFTNPYRVREVQLADYRSKVKMKQDGRVMLYRDTSSQAWDCVLIVPDNPVMALRLFQVSSEEDAANWFPQYALKLRPFYETLRPPLKPETLQPIVDCLRNHPDWSSAHIAVDTGLRDCLKHNHVLSQMNVRDSQGQTPLHLACERGETGCVRELLEECRARTDIRDKNGDTPMHCAAKQDSAVIVEVLCSQMCAGVNELNHAGETPLHIACRLGKTEAARALMGGGARCNTIGGVGYPIHTAMKYSARGCAEAILAADFNQLQAEDPVYGGTPLHWAKTAEMSRLLLDHGCSTNYLSKTGESALHILTKRGRYEAAMTLLIHGADSNMKGQDGNTALHLAMKLDHMDLIKALIVFGAEVEIHNDLGETPGLIAARTSKGPNRKVLLKMLQCVGVERCGPPSPDFPTPVTNRPPPLSIGINELIHAAAAISAMSQGYAEVDGFRTSKKMDRLLCLDGGGIKGLVLIQMLIALEREAGRPVRELFDWVAGTSTGGILALAVTHGKSMEYLRCLYFRMKDQVFKGSRPYESAPLEDFLKQEFGENTKMTEVQHPKVMVTSVLADRHPGELHIFRNYDAPTIPRDPPYASMATFRPLTTPQGWEDEDVLIVGYTQEPVRKRRKVTDEEQVVWRAARSSGAAPTYFRPMGRFLDGGLLANNPTLDAMTEIHQYNKSLKAQGRGDEVCRLGVVVSLGTGKPPQVSVNSVDVFRPSNPLELAKSFVGAKELGKMLVDCCTDSDGCAVDRARAWCEMTDINYHRMSPQLSTEVLLDEVSDAVLVNMLWETQMYLYENRELIHTLAQQLLQP from the exons ATGCAGTTCCTGGGCCGCATCATTGGGACGGTGAGCAATGTGTTCACCAACCCATACCGGGTTCGGGAGGTCCAGCTGGCGGACTACAGGAGTAAGGTGAAGATGAAGCAGGATGGGAGGGTGATGCTGTACAGGGACACTTCCTCCCAAGCCTGGGACTGCGTCCTCATCGTGCCCGACAACCCAGTTATGGCACTGAG GTTGTTCCAGGTGTCGTCAGAGGAGGACGCCGCCAACTGGTTCCCCCAGTACGCCCTCAAGCTCCGCCCCTTTTACGAAACCCTCCGTCCGCCTCTCAAACCCGAGACGCTCCAGCCGATAGTAGATTGTCTGCGGAACCACCCGGACTGGAGCTCCGCCCACATTGCTGTGGACACCGGCCTGCGGGATTGCCTGAAGCACAACCATGTTTTGAG TCAGATGAACGTGCGGGACTCACAGGGCCAGACTCCGCTGCACCTGGCTTGTGAGCGCGGCGAGACTGGCTGCGTGCGAGAGCTGCTAGAGGAATGCCGGGCTCGCACCGACATCCGAGACAAGAACGGTGACACGCCCATGCACTGCGCTGCCAAGCAGGACTCGGCCGTCATCGTGGAG GTGCTGTGCTCTCAGATGTGTGCCGGCGTGAACGAGCTGAACCACGCTGGAGAGACGCCGCTACACATTGCGTGCCGCTTGGGAAAGACCGAGGCGGCCAGGGCGCTGATGGGCGGCGGGGCTCGTTGCAACACCATCGGGGGCGTCGGCTACCCGATCCACACGGCCATGAAGTACAGTGCCAGGGG ctGTGCCGAAGCCATTCTGGCTGCTGATTTTAATCAGCTGCAGGCCGAGGACCCCGTGTATGGCGGAACCCCTCTCCACTGGGCCAAGACAGCCGAA ATGAGTCGCCTGCTGCTGGACCACGGCTGCAGCACGAACTACCTCAGCAAGACTGGCGAGAGTGCGTTACACATCCTGACCAAGAGGGGGCGCTACGAGGCCGCCATGACGCTGCTCATCCACGGAGCTGACTCCAACATGAAGGGCCAGGATGGAAACACAGCTTTGCATCTAGCCATGAAG CTGGACCACATGGACCTGATAAAAGCGCTCATTGTGTTCGGAGCCGAGGTGGAAATCCACAACGACCTGGGAGAGACGCCGGGACTGATCGCAGCACGCACCAGCAAGG GCCCCAACCGTAAGGTGTTGCTGAAGATGCTGCAATGCGTCGGGGTGGAGCGATGTGGCCCGCCCTCCCCCGACTTCCCAACCCCCGTCACCAACAGACCTCCACCCCTGTCTATAG GAATTAATGAACTGATTCACGCGGCGGCCGCCATCTCCGCCATGAGCCAAGGGTACGCCGAAGTCGACGGGTTCAGGACGAGCAAAAA GATGGACAGATTGCTGTGTCTGGATGGAGGAGGTATCAAGGGCCTGGTACTGATCCAGATGCTGATCGCGCTGGAGAGAGAAGCGGGTCGACCCGTCCGAGAACTCTTTGACTGGGTGGCCGGAACCAGCACTGGCGGCATCCTGGCTCTGGCTGTCACCCACG gtaaatCGATGGAGTACCTGCGCTGTCTGTATTTCCGGATGAAGGATCAGGTGTTTAAAGGCTCGAGGCCATACGAGTCAGCGCCGCTGGAGGATTTCCTCAAGCAGGAGTTTGGAGAGAACACCAAGATGACTGAGGTCCAACACCccaa agtgaTGGTCACTAGTGTTTTAGCAGACAGACACCCCGGGGAGTTGCACATCTTCAGAAATTACGACGCTCCTACTATACCCCGAGACCCTCCATACGCTTCCATGGCCACTTTCAGACCCCTCACCACCCCacaag GCTGGGAGGATGAGGATGTGTTGATAGTGGGATACACTCAGGAACCTGTCAGAAAGCGTAGGAAGGTGACtgatgaag AACAAGTCGTGTGGCGTGCGGCCCGGTCCAGTGGCGCCGCCCCCACTTACTTTCGACCAATGGGGCGCTTCCTGGACGGCGGGCTGCTGGCCAATAACCCCACGTTAGACGCCATGACTGAGATTCACCAGTACAACAAATCACTGAAGGctcag ggtcgGGGAGATGAGGTGTGTCGTCTGGGTGTGGTGGTGTCTTTGGGTACTGGGAAACCTCCGCAGGTGTCGGTAAACTCTGTGGACGTGTTTAGACCCTCGAACCCTCTGGAGCTGGCTAAGAGCTTTGTAGGAGCCAAAGAGTTGGGCAAGATGCTAGTGGACTGT TGCACTGACTCAGATGGATGTGCAGTAGACCGAGCCAGAGCATGGTGTGAGATGACAGATATAAACTATCACAg gatgaGTCCTCAGCTCTCCACCGAGGTTCTTCTGGATGAAGTGAGCGACGCCGTTCTGGTGAACATGCTGTGGGAGACGCAGATGTACCTCTATGAGAACCGGGAGCTCATACACACCCTTGCACAGCAGCTTCTGCagccctga